A genomic segment from Nicotiana sylvestris chromosome 1, ASM39365v2, whole genome shotgun sequence encodes:
- the LOC138876966 gene encoding uncharacterized protein, whose amino-acid sequence MKAQALADHLAENPVDDEYEPLKTYFLDEEVMCVDEVDQDENPGWKLFFDGAATMKGVGIWAVLISETGKHYPITAQLRFYCTNNMDEYEACILGLRSVEFRHIPRIHNEIVDALATLASMLHHPDKAYVDPVHIQIHDQHAYCNVVEEEIDGEPWFHDVKEYIRSGVYPVHATGATPHLLVYGTEAVIPAEVEIPSLRIVAEAEIDDDEWVKTQLE is encoded by the exons atgaagGCTCAAGCCttggccgaccacttggctgagaatccggtggatgatgaatatgagccactgaagacttattttcttgatgaagaggtaatgtgTGTTGACGAGGTTGACCAAGATGAAAAtccaggttggaaactcttctttgatggagctgctaccATGAAAGGGGTCGGAATATGGGCTGTACTTATCTCTGAAACAGGGAAACACTACCCTATAACAGCTcagcttcgattttattgcaccaacaatatggatgagtacgaagcatgcattctaggtttgag GTCGGTTGAATTTAGACATATTCCcaggattcataatgagattgtTGATGCCTTGgccactctggcgtcaatgttacatcatccggacaaGGCTTATGTCGACCCTGTGCACATCCAAAtccatgatcaacatgcttattgtaatgtggtggaggAGGAAATCGATggcgaaccttggttccacgatgtCAAAGAATACATCAGGTCGGGGGTATATCCAGTACATGCTACAG GTGCAACTCCTCATctattggtatatggaactgaggcagttatacctgcagaagttgagataccatcccttcggatcgttgcagaagctgaaattgatgatgatgagtgggtcaaaacccagcTAGagtag